A single region of the Paraburkholderia megapolitana genome encodes:
- the serC gene encoding 3-phosphoserine/phosphohydroxythreonine transaminase: protein MRVFNFSAGPAALPEEVLRQAAAEMLDWQGSGMSVMEMSHRGKEFSSIHEAALLDLRELLHVPASHHILFLQGGGLGENAIVPMNLMGAKPRADFVVTGSWSQKSLKEAQKYGAVHLAASGETSAGFTRAPARSEWQLSDDPAYVHLCTNETIHGVETFDIPDLGDIPLVADASSHILSRPMDIAKFGVLFGGAQKNIGMAGVTVVIVREDMLDRALSICPSAFEWKTVAANNSMYNTPPTYAIYIAGLVFKWLQKQGGLPAIEARNLEKSTLLYDTIDASSFYLNKVERGSRSRMNVPFFLADEARNEDFLAGAKARGLVQLKGHKSVGGMRASIYNAVPLEGVKALVEYMKEFEQREA, encoded by the coding sequence ATGCGCGTCTTCAATTTCTCCGCCGGACCTGCGGCTTTGCCCGAAGAGGTACTGCGTCAGGCCGCTGCCGAAATGCTCGACTGGCAAGGCAGCGGTATGAGCGTGATGGAGATGAGCCATCGCGGGAAAGAGTTCTCGTCGATTCACGAAGCGGCGCTGCTCGATCTGCGCGAACTGCTCCACGTACCCGCAAGCCACCATATTCTGTTCCTGCAAGGCGGCGGTCTGGGCGAGAACGCGATCGTACCGATGAACCTGATGGGCGCGAAGCCGCGCGCGGATTTCGTCGTGACGGGATCGTGGTCGCAGAAATCGCTGAAGGAAGCGCAGAAATACGGCGCGGTGCATCTGGCGGCAAGCGGCGAGACGTCGGCGGGATTCACGCGCGCGCCTGCCCGTTCCGAATGGCAACTGTCCGACGACCCGGCGTACGTCCATCTGTGCACGAACGAAACGATCCACGGCGTGGAGACGTTCGACATTCCGGATCTCGGCGACATTCCGCTCGTCGCCGATGCGTCGTCGCACATCCTGTCGCGTCCGATGGACATAGCTAAATTCGGTGTGCTGTTCGGCGGGGCGCAGAAGAATATCGGCATGGCCGGTGTGACGGTCGTGATCGTGCGCGAAGACATGCTCGATCGCGCGCTGTCTATTTGCCCGTCGGCGTTCGAATGGAAGACGGTCGCCGCGAACAATTCGATGTACAACACGCCGCCCACCTACGCGATCTACATCGCGGGGCTCGTGTTCAAGTGGTTACAGAAGCAGGGCGGCCTGCCTGCGATCGAAGCGCGCAATCTCGAGAAGTCGACACTGCTGTACGACACGATCGATGCGAGCAGCTTCTATCTGAACAAGGTCGAGCGCGGCTCGCGGTCGCGGATGAACGTTCCGTTCTTCCTCGCCGACGAAGCGCGTAACGAAGATTTCCTGGCCGGCGCGAAAGCGCGCGGGCTGGTGCAGCTGAAGGGCCACAAGTCCGTCGGCGGCATGCGGGCGTCGATTTACAACGCGGTGCCGCTCGAAGGCGTCAAAGCGCTCGTCGAGTACATGAAGGAATTCGAACAGCGCGAGGCCTGA
- the hisC gene encoding histidinol-phosphate transaminase, giving the protein MTTPFGPSYVRAIAPYVAGKPISEVAREFGLDEASIVKLASNENPLGMPESAQQAMTKAAGELGRYPDANAFELKAALSAHYDVPAEWITLGNGSNDILELAAHSFVEKTQSIVYAQYSFAVYALATQGLGARAIVVPAVKYGHDLDAMLAAIDDDTRLVFVANPNNPTGTFLEGAQIEAFLDKVPRHVAVVLDEAYTEYLPAEKRYDAIAWVRRYPNLLVSRTFSKAFGLAGLRVGFAIAQPELTDLMNRLRQPFNVNTLAQAAAIAALNDNAFLAKSAELNAQGYRRLTEAFDRLGLEYVPSSGNFVLVRVGTDDAAGNRVNLALLKQGVIVRPVGGYGLPQWLRITIGLPAENDAFIAALEKTLATA; this is encoded by the coding sequence ATGACTACGCCTTTCGGTCCTTCCTATGTGCGCGCCATCGCGCCTTATGTCGCCGGCAAACCGATCTCGGAAGTCGCGCGTGAATTCGGTCTCGACGAGGCGAGCATCGTGAAGCTCGCCTCGAACGAGAATCCGCTCGGCATGCCCGAGTCGGCGCAGCAGGCGATGACGAAGGCCGCGGGCGAGCTGGGTCGTTATCCGGATGCCAACGCGTTCGAACTGAAGGCCGCGCTGAGCGCGCACTACGATGTGCCCGCCGAATGGATCACGCTCGGCAACGGCAGCAACGACATCCTCGAACTCGCCGCGCACTCGTTTGTCGAGAAAACCCAGTCGATCGTCTACGCGCAGTATTCGTTTGCGGTTTATGCGCTCGCTACGCAAGGGCTCGGCGCACGCGCGATCGTCGTGCCGGCCGTGAAGTACGGTCACGATCTCGACGCGATGCTCGCCGCCATCGACGACGACACACGGCTCGTGTTCGTCGCGAATCCGAACAATCCGACCGGCACGTTCCTCGAAGGCGCGCAGATCGAAGCGTTTCTCGACAAGGTGCCGCGCCATGTCGCGGTGGTGCTCGATGAGGCTTACACCGAATACCTGCCGGCAGAAAAGCGTTATGACGCGATTGCGTGGGTGCGTCGCTATCCGAACCTGCTCGTGTCGCGCACGTTCTCGAAGGCGTTCGGCCTTGCCGGTCTGCGAGTCGGTTTCGCGATCGCGCAGCCCGAGCTGACCGATCTGATGAACCGTCTGCGTCAACCGTTCAACGTCAATACGCTTGCGCAGGCTGCGGCGATTGCTGCGTTGAACGACAACGCGTTCCTCGCGAAGAGTGCGGAACTCAACGCGCAGGGCTATCGTCGACTGACCGAAGCGTTTGACCGGCTCGGCCTCGAATATGTGCCGTCGTCGGGCAACTTCGTGCTGGTGCGCGTGGGCACCGACGATGCAGCCGGCAACCGCGTCAATCTCGCGCTGCTCAAGCAAGGCGTGATTGTGCGGCCGGTTGGCGGTTACGGTTTGCCGCAGTGGCTGCGCATCACGATCGGTCTGCCCGCAGAAAACGACGCGTTCATCGCCGCGCTCGAAAAGACGCTCGCGACCGCCTGA
- a CDS encoding prephenate dehydrogenase, whose protein sequence is MAAFSFNKLVIFGVGLIGGSLARALRERDGVSGARTVVGVGRSAASTARALELGVIDAAATFDDPVALRAALAGADIVLLAAPVAQTQPLLERIAPLLDAATIVTDAGSTKSDVVAAARAALGSRVAQFVPGHPIAGRESSGVDAALADLYVDRNVVLCALPENAPRDVERVAAMWRASGAAVHEMSPEQHDRVLASVSHLPHVLSFALVEQILGSPDAALKFSFAAGGFRDFTRIAASSPEMWRDICVANRAALLDELDDYTAVLARLRAAIEAGDGAALEAVFARSREARSGWQAGGSKTGTDDASK, encoded by the coding sequence GTGGCCGCATTCTCTTTCAACAAGCTGGTGATTTTCGGTGTCGGCCTGATCGGCGGATCGCTTGCGCGCGCGTTGCGCGAGCGTGATGGTGTGAGCGGCGCGCGTACCGTGGTCGGGGTGGGGCGTTCGGCGGCGTCGACGGCGCGGGCGCTCGAACTCGGCGTGATCGACGCAGCCGCCACGTTCGACGATCCGGTCGCATTGCGCGCAGCGCTGGCGGGCGCGGATATCGTGTTGCTTGCTGCGCCGGTTGCGCAGACGCAACCGCTGCTCGAACGCATAGCACCGCTTCTCGACGCTGCAACCATCGTCACCGATGCCGGCAGCACGAAGTCCGACGTCGTCGCGGCGGCGCGCGCGGCACTCGGTTCGCGGGTCGCGCAGTTCGTGCCCGGGCACCCGATTGCCGGTCGCGAGTCGAGCGGCGTCGATGCGGCGCTCGCCGATCTATATGTCGATCGCAATGTCGTGCTGTGCGCGCTGCCGGAGAATGCGCCGCGCGACGTCGAGCGAGTGGCTGCGATGTGGCGCGCCAGCGGCGCAGCGGTACACGAGATGTCGCCGGAGCAGCACGATCGTGTGCTCGCGTCGGTGAGCCATCTGCCGCACGTGCTGTCGTTTGCGCTGGTCGAGCAGATTCTCGGCTCACCGGATGCAGCGCTGAAATTTTCCTTTGCGGCTGGTGGCTTTCGCGATTTCACGCGGATTGCCGCGTCGAGCCCGGAGATGTGGCGCGACATCTGCGTCGCCAACCGCGCGGCGCTGCTCGACGAGCTCGACGACTACACGGCTGTGCTGGCACGGCTACGTGCCGCGATCGAGGCGGGCGACGGCGCGGCGCTCGAAGCCGTGTTCGCCCGCTCGCGCGAGGCGCGCAGCGGCTGGCAGGCCGGTGGCAGCAAGACCGGCACCGACGACGCGTCGAAATAA
- the pheA gene encoding prephenate dehydratase, whose product MDDELNLRLKPLRERIDALDAQLIALLNQRAAVALEVGEVKKHFNAPVFRPEREQQVIARLQDMSAGPLAGEHISAIWREIMAASRALEQTVRAAYLGPIGTYSEEAMHEYFGQSIEGLPCPSIDEVFRSVEAGAAEFGVVPVENSTEGAVSRTLDLLLQSQLLIGGELALPIHHNLLTASGDLTGVTRVCAHAQALAQCQRWLSTHAPHLEREAVSSNAEAARLAAADPTVAAIAGDRAATHYGLQVAYALIQDDPHNRTRFLMIGKEPAGVSGNDRTSLIFSVKNEPGAVFRLLEPLARHGVSMTRFESRPARVDKWEYYFYIDVEGHRNDAAVAAALAELEQKAAFVKILGSYPRAR is encoded by the coding sequence ATGGACGACGAACTTAATTTACGACTCAAACCGCTGCGCGAGCGCATCGATGCCCTCGATGCGCAGCTCATCGCGCTTCTCAACCAGCGTGCGGCGGTCGCGCTCGAAGTCGGCGAGGTGAAGAAGCATTTCAACGCGCCGGTGTTTCGCCCGGAGCGCGAGCAGCAGGTCATCGCGCGTTTGCAGGACATGAGCGCGGGGCCGCTGGCCGGCGAACACATCAGCGCCATCTGGCGCGAGATCATGGCCGCGAGCCGCGCGCTCGAACAGACGGTTCGCGCCGCCTATCTCGGACCGATCGGCACCTATAGCGAAGAGGCGATGCACGAGTACTTCGGCCAGTCGATCGAAGGGCTGCCGTGTCCGTCCATCGACGAAGTGTTCCGTTCCGTCGAAGCCGGCGCCGCGGAATTCGGCGTCGTGCCGGTCGAGAACTCGACCGAAGGCGCGGTGTCGCGCACGCTCGATCTGTTGCTGCAATCGCAGTTGCTGATCGGCGGCGAACTTGCGCTGCCGATCCACCACAACCTGCTGACGGCGAGCGGCGACCTGACAGGCGTGACGCGTGTCTGCGCCCACGCGCAGGCACTCGCGCAATGCCAGCGCTGGCTGTCTACGCATGCGCCGCATCTCGAGCGCGAGGCCGTGTCGAGCAACGCTGAAGCGGCGCGTCTGGCAGCGGCCGATCCGACGGTCGCGGCGATCGCCGGCGATCGCGCGGCGACGCATTATGGTTTGCAGGTGGCATACGCACTGATCCAGGACGATCCGCACAATCGCACCCGCTTCCTGATGATCGGCAAGGAGCCCGCGGGTGTGAGCGGCAATGACCGGACCTCGCTGATCTTCTCGGTGAAGAACGAGCCTGGTGCGGTGTTCCGGCTGCTCGAACCGCTCGCCCGCCACGGCGTGTCGATGACGCGTTTCGAGTCGCGGCCCGCGCGCGTCGACAAGTGGGAGTATTACTTCTACATCGACGTCGAAGGTCATCGCAACGATGCGGCTGTGGCTGCGGCGCTTGCCGAGCTCGAGCAGAAGGCCGCCTTCGTCAAGATACTCGGCTCGTATCCGCGCGCCCGCTGA
- the gyrA gene encoding DNA gyrase subunit A — MDQFAKETLPISLEEEMRRSYLDYAMSVIVGRALPDVRDGLKPVHRRVLYAMHELNNDWNRAYKKSARIVGDVIGKYHPHGDTAVYDTIVRMAQPFSLRYMLVDGQGNFGSVDGDNAAAMRYTEIRMAKIGHELLADIDKETVDFQPNYDGSENEPAIMPARIPNLLINGSSGIAVGMATNIPPHNLNEVVDGCQHLLKNPHATIDELIEIIPAPDFPTAGIIYGIAGVRDGYRTGRGRVVMRATTHFEEIDRGQRMAIIVDELPYQVNKRSLQERMAELVNEKKIEGISDIRDESDKSGMRLVIELKRGEVPEVVLNNLYKATQLQDTFGMNMVALVDNQPKLLNLKEMLEHFLSHRREVLTRRTVYELRKARERGHVLEGLAVALANIDEFIAIIKAAPTPPIAKQELMARPWDSSLVRDMLARAETENATVGGGAAYRPEGLNPAFGMQGDGLYRLSDTQAQEILQMRLQRLTGLEQDKIIGEYREVMAQIADLLDILARPERITAIIVDELTAIKAEFGDARRSKIEFNATELNTEDLITPQEMVVTMSHAGYVKSQPLSEYRAQKRGGRGKQATSMKEDDWIDTLFIANTHDHILCFSNRGRVYWVKVYEVPQGSRNSRGRPIVNMFPLQDGEKITVVLPVKEFSADKFVFMATALGTVKKTPLEAFSRPLRKGIIAVGLDDGDYLIGAAITDGEHDVMLFSDSGKAVRFDENDVRPMGREARGVRGMQLDDGQNVIALLVAGDEQQSVLTATENGYGKRTPIIEYTRHGRGTKGMIAIQTSERNGKVVAATLVDQEAQIMLITTTGVLIRTRVSEIREMGRATQGVTLISLDEGTKLSGLQQVAEADAEGDADGPAENGEADEEGGVA, encoded by the coding sequence CACCCGCACGGCGACACGGCCGTCTACGACACGATTGTCCGGATGGCGCAGCCTTTCTCGTTGCGCTACATGCTGGTCGACGGGCAAGGCAATTTCGGGTCGGTCGACGGCGACAATGCCGCAGCCATGCGCTACACCGAAATCCGCATGGCGAAGATCGGCCACGAACTGCTGGCCGACATCGACAAGGAAACGGTCGATTTCCAGCCGAACTACGACGGCAGCGAAAACGAACCGGCCATCATGCCGGCGCGGATTCCCAATCTGCTGATCAATGGTTCGTCCGGTATCGCGGTCGGGATGGCAACCAACATTCCGCCGCACAACCTCAATGAGGTTGTCGATGGGTGTCAGCATCTGCTGAAAAACCCGCACGCCACCATCGACGAACTGATCGAAATCATCCCCGCACCCGATTTCCCGACCGCCGGCATCATCTACGGCATCGCCGGCGTGCGCGACGGTTACCGCACCGGGCGCGGGCGCGTCGTCATGCGCGCGACCACGCACTTCGAGGAAATCGACCGCGGCCAGCGGATGGCGATCATCGTCGACGAACTGCCGTACCAGGTGAACAAGCGTTCGCTGCAGGAGCGCATGGCCGAGCTCGTCAACGAAAAGAAGATCGAGGGCATTTCCGACATCCGCGACGAATCCGACAAGAGCGGCATGCGTCTCGTGATCGAGTTGAAGCGCGGCGAAGTGCCCGAGGTCGTGCTTAACAATCTGTATAAGGCGACCCAGCTGCAGGACACGTTCGGCATGAACATGGTCGCGCTGGTCGACAATCAGCCGAAGCTGCTGAACCTGAAGGAAATGCTTGAGCATTTCCTGTCGCATCGCCGCGAGGTGCTGACGCGGCGCACTGTATACGAACTGCGCAAGGCACGCGAACGCGGCCACGTGCTCGAAGGTCTGGCCGTCGCGCTGGCCAACATCGACGAGTTCATCGCGATCATCAAGGCTGCTCCGACGCCGCCTATCGCGAAGCAGGAGTTGATGGCGCGCCCGTGGGATTCGTCGCTCGTGCGCGACATGCTGGCGCGCGCCGAGACCGAGAATGCAACGGTCGGCGGCGGCGCGGCCTACCGGCCGGAAGGTCTGAACCCGGCGTTCGGGATGCAGGGCGACGGCCTCTACCGTCTGTCCGACACCCAGGCGCAGGAAATCCTGCAGATGCGTCTGCAACGCCTGACCGGTCTCGAGCAGGACAAGATCATCGGCGAGTACCGCGAAGTGATGGCGCAAATTGCCGACCTGCTCGACATCCTGGCTCGTCCGGAGCGCATTACGGCGATCATCGTCGACGAACTCACGGCTATCAAGGCCGAATTCGGCGACGCACGCCGCTCGAAGATCGAGTTCAACGCAACCGAACTGAACACCGAAGATCTGATCACGCCGCAGGAAATGGTCGTGACGATGTCGCATGCCGGCTACGTGAAGTCGCAGCCGCTGTCCGAATACCGTGCGCAAAAACGCGGCGGACGCGGCAAGCAGGCAACCTCGATGAAGGAAGACGACTGGATCGATACGCTGTTCATCGCGAACACGCACGACCACATCCTGTGCTTCTCGAACCGCGGCCGCGTCTACTGGGTCAAGGTCTACGAAGTGCCGCAGGGTTCGCGCAACTCGCGCGGCCGTCCGATCGTCAATATGTTCCCGCTGCAGGACGGCGAGAAGATCACGGTCGTACTGCCGGTCAAGGAATTCTCGGCGGACAAGTTCGTCTTTATGGCGACGGCGTTAGGAACGGTAAAAAAGACGCCGCTAGAAGCCTTTAGCCGGCCGCTGCGCAAGGGTATTATTGCGGTCGGTCTCGACGATGGCGATTACCTGATCGGTGCCGCAATCACCGACGGCGAACACGACGTGATGCTGTTCTCCGATTCGGGCAAGGCGGTGCGTTTCGATGAGAACGATGTGCGGCCGATGGGACGCGAAGCGCGCGGCGTGCGCGGCATGCAACTCGACGACGGGCAGAACGTCATCGCGTTGCTGGTTGCGGGCGACGAGCAGCAGTCGGTGCTGACGGCAACCGAGAACGGTTACGGCAAACGCACGCCGATCATCGAGTACACCCGTCACGGGCGCGGCACGAAGGGGATGATTGCGATCCAGACGTCGGAGCGCAACGGCAAGGTGGTAGCCGCAACGCTCGTCGACCAGGAAGCGCAGATCATGCTGATCACCACCACGGGCGTGCTGATTCGTACGCGCGTATCGGAGATTCGCGAGATGGGCCGTGCAACGCAAGGTGTTACACTCATCAGCCTTGACGAGGGTACGAAGCTTTCAGGTCTCCAACAGGTCGCGGAAGCCGATGCCGAAGGCGATGCCGACGGTCCCGCCGAAAACGGCGAGGCCGATGAAGAAGGTGGTGTTGCCTGA
- a CDS encoding DUF2059 domain-containing protein produces the protein MQKRFKQLMVLAAFLPTLAMAQALQQAPATAPAAAAAPVDPAKQAAIKDLLDAIDAQKLVGAIGNSAQMQAKQLVPAILSDALSENKTLTDKQKQASVPTLQKNAVPKLVDGAGQVFATDSFRQDAMQAQYDAYAKYYSTSEIKDLTTFYKSPTGRKFIQVQDQVGRDVVNGLMQKYMPESIKATRDQADKEVAAVKPAK, from the coding sequence ATGCAAAAACGATTCAAACAGTTGATGGTGCTCGCAGCTTTCCTGCCGACTCTCGCGATGGCGCAAGCGCTGCAGCAGGCGCCGGCTACGGCACCCGCAGCTGCGGCAGCTCCGGTCGACCCGGCCAAGCAGGCTGCGATCAAGGATCTGCTCGACGCAATCGATGCGCAGAAGCTGGTCGGTGCGATCGGCAACAGCGCACAGATGCAAGCGAAGCAACTGGTTCCGGCCATCCTGTCGGACGCCCTGTCGGAAAACAAGACGCTGACGGACAAGCAGAAGCAGGCTTCCGTGCCGACGCTGCAAAAGAACGCCGTGCCGAAGCTGGTTGACGGTGCAGGCCAGGTCTTCGCAACCGATTCGTTCCGTCAGGACGCGATGCAGGCTCAGTACGACGCGTACGCGAAGTACTACAGCACGTCGGAAATCAAGGATCTGACGACGTTCTACAAGAGCCCGACGGGCCGCAAGTTCATCCAGGTGCAAGACCAGGTGGGCCGCGACGTGGTGAACGGTCTGATGCAGAAGTACATGCCGGAATCGATCAAGGCAACGCGTGACCAGGCCGACAAGGAAGTCGCGGCCGTCAAGCCGGCTAAGTAA